A genomic stretch from Odocoileus virginianus isolate 20LAN1187 ecotype Illinois chromosome 25, Ovbor_1.2, whole genome shotgun sequence includes:
- the ATP5PF gene encoding ATP synthase-coupling factor 6, mitochondrial: MILQRLFRLSSLVQSAISVSLRRNIGVTAVAFNKELDPVQKLFVDKIREYRTKRQTSGGPVDAGPEYQQDLDRELFKLKQMYGKADMNTFPNFTFEDPKFEVVEKPQS, from the exons ATGATTCTTCAGAGACTCTTCAGGTTGTCCTCTCTTGTTCAGTCTGCAATCTCAGTCTCTCTGAGGAGGAACATTGGTGTCACAGCAGTGGCGTTTAATAAGGAGCTTGATCCTGTGCAGAAACTCTTCGTGGACAAGATTAGAGAATATAGAACTAAGCGCCA GACATCTGGAGGACCTGTTGATGCTGGCCCAGAGTATCAGCAAGACCTAGACCGGGAGCTTTTTAAGCTTAAACAAATGTATGGTAAAGCAGACATGAATACATTCCCTAACTTCACGTTTGAAG aCCCCAAGTTCGAAGTTGTTGAGAAACCCCAGTCTTGA